In Alkalihalobacillus sp. TS-13, the following are encoded in one genomic region:
- a CDS encoding YezD family protein, with translation MANELESITPKLNEMLKSMKFGSVTLIVQDGKVIQIEKKEKVRVK, from the coding sequence ATGGCAAATGAATTGGAATCTATAACACCAAAATTGAACGAAATGCTGAAATCCATGAAATTCGGGTCTGTCACTTTGATCGTTCAGGATGGAAAAGTCATTCAAATTGAAAAAAAAGAAAAAGTGAGAGTGAAATAG